The Apium graveolens cultivar Ventura chromosome 6, ASM990537v1, whole genome shotgun sequence genome contains a region encoding:
- the LOC141666358 gene encoding uncharacterized protein LOC141666358 — translation MDNIIEEAHVEHKTRYGKKCNFDKYWSELRRQPKWRPPTTNSGSTKRTKLSDSGAYSSSANNETPNDDNIVESLVRPKGAKAAKRKGKGKKKVMDVDAARYEEMTSVQCRRLALLEEFNKNHEKEMANKEREIEANIIKADTSLMTEAQREVHTEMVDEIRRKRANKTY, via the coding sequence ATGGACAATATAATAGAGGAAGCTCATGTTGAACATAAAACTCGTTATGGCAAGAAATGTAACTTTGATAAGTATTGGAGTGAGCTTCGGAGGCAACCAAAATGGAGACCTCCGACAACAAATAGTGGGAGTACAAAGAGAACTAAATTAAGTGATTCTGGAGCTTATTCGTCATCAGCTAACAATGAAACACCAAATGACGATAATATTGTGGAATCTCTGGTTCGTCCAAAAGGTGCAAAAGCAGCCAAGAGGAAAGGAAAGGGAAAGAAGAAAGTCATGGATGTGGATGCTGCACGCTATGAAGAAATGACATCCGTTCAATGTAGGAGGTTAGCTCTTTTGGAAGAATTTAATAAAAACCATGAAAAAGAGATGGCAAATAAGGAAAGGGAGATAGAAGCTAACATCATTAAGGCAGACACAAGTTTAATGACCGAAGCTCAGCGTGAAGTGCACACGGAGATGGTTGATGAAATACGAAGGAAAAGAGCCAATAAAACCTATTAG